The following proteins are co-located in the Catenulispora sp. MAP5-51 genome:
- a CDS encoding anti-sigma regulatory factor, giving the protein MAQRRVAAETVRTQPIATSDDVVRARQLARALAVECGLSLVEQTKLVTAASELARNTLVHGRGGRMDGEVVGRPGAHGVRLAFTDQGPGIPDTDLALRDGWSSGTGMGLGLSGARRLMDEFELDTAAGRGTTVTVVKWTR; this is encoded by the coding sequence ATCGCGCAGCGGCGCGTGGCGGCCGAGACCGTCCGGACGCAGCCCATCGCCACCTCCGACGACGTGGTCCGGGCCCGGCAGCTGGCGCGGGCGCTGGCCGTGGAGTGCGGACTGTCGCTGGTGGAGCAGACCAAGCTGGTCACGGCCGCCTCCGAGCTGGCCCGCAACACCCTGGTCCACGGCCGGGGCGGCCGGATGGACGGCGAGGTCGTGGGCCGGCCCGGGGCGCACGGCGTCCGGCTGGCCTTCACCGACCAGGGGCCCGGCATCCCCGACACCGACCTGGCGCTGCGCGACGGCTGGTCCTCCGGCACCGGCATGGGCCTGGGCCTGTCCGGGGCGCGCCGGCTGATGGACGAGTTCGAGCTGGACACCGCCGCCGGCCGGGGCACCACGGTGACGGTGGTCAAATGGACCCGCTGA
- a CDS encoding STAS domain-containing protein, which produces MSERLPILRIGENLLVSIQVDLDDQTVLTLQDDLAEQVVRHGARGVVIDITAAEIVDSFVGRMLATIASISRLLDAETVVVGMRPAVAITLVELGLSLGGVRTALNLEQGLAILAERSAARTAGQ; this is translated from the coding sequence ATGAGCGAGCGGCTGCCGATCCTGCGCATCGGCGAGAACCTGCTGGTCTCCATCCAGGTCGACCTGGACGACCAGACCGTGCTCACTCTGCAGGACGACCTCGCCGAACAGGTGGTCCGGCACGGGGCCCGCGGCGTGGTCATCGACATCACCGCCGCGGAGATCGTCGACTCCTTCGTCGGCCGGATGCTGGCCACCATCGCCTCCATCAGCAGGCTGCTGGACGCCGAGACCGTCGTGGTCGGCATGCGCCCGGCGGTCGCCATCACCCTGGTCGAGCTGGGCCTGTCCCTGGGCGGCGTGCGCACCGCGCTGAACCTGGAACAGGGCCTGGCGATCCTCGCGGAACGCTCCGCCGCGCGAACGGCAGGACAGTGA
- a CDS encoding STAS domain-containing protein, with translation MPKDPVLQDPENHLLGLLTDRREELTAGWIDVVSRTLAARVSRAELDREFHELYGTIVEAVRSGGTDTDAEAWTEVRALLVELSRTRARQGFTPAETAISVFALKAGLERRLDEGSTADMAAYLALSRLTDTLGMFTVDSYSATREQIISSQAEELLELSTPVVKLWDGVIGVPLVGTLDSARTQVVMEKLLQALIDTGSARAIIDITGVPAVDTEVAQHLLKTVVAARLMGAECVVSGIRPQIAQTIVALGIEFGDIVTKATLADALRHSLRGLPDPVAAREAGAAVA, from the coding sequence GTGCCCAAAGATCCAGTGCTCCAGGATCCGGAGAATCACCTGCTCGGACTGTTGACAGACCGGCGCGAGGAGTTGACGGCGGGCTGGATCGACGTGGTGTCGCGCACGCTCGCCGCCCGGGTCAGCCGGGCCGAACTGGATCGCGAGTTCCACGAGCTCTACGGCACCATCGTCGAGGCCGTGCGCTCCGGCGGGACGGACACCGATGCCGAGGCCTGGACCGAGGTCCGCGCGCTGCTGGTGGAGCTGTCCCGGACCCGGGCCCGGCAGGGTTTCACCCCGGCGGAGACCGCGATCAGCGTGTTCGCGCTGAAGGCGGGGCTGGAGCGGCGGCTGGACGAGGGCTCGACCGCGGATATGGCGGCCTATCTGGCGCTGTCCCGGCTCACCGACACCCTCGGCATGTTCACGGTGGACAGCTACTCGGCGACCCGGGAGCAGATCATCAGCTCGCAGGCCGAGGAACTGCTGGAGCTGTCCACGCCGGTGGTCAAGCTCTGGGACGGGGTGATCGGCGTCCCGCTGGTGGGCACGCTGGACTCGGCCCGGACCCAGGTGGTCATGGAGAAGCTGCTGCAGGCCCTGATCGACACCGGGTCCGCCCGGGCGATCATCGACATCACCGGGGTCCCGGCGGTCGACACCGAGGTCGCCCAGCACCTGCTGAAGACCGTCGTGGCGGCGCGGCTGATGGGCGCGGAGTGCGTCGTGTCCGGGATCCGGCCGCAGATCGCGCAGACCATCGTCGCCCTGGGCATCGAGTTCGGCGACATCGTCACCAAGGCCACCCTGGCCGACGCCCTGCGGCACTCGCTGCGCGGGCTCCCCGACCCCGTGGCCGCGCGCGAGGCCGGAGCGGCGGTGGCATGA
- the htpG gene encoding molecular chaperone HtpG, producing MGSSAQTLEFQAETRQLLQLVIHSIYSNKDIFLRELISNASDALDKLRLESLVDSALEADASDLHIDLEIDRDARTLTVRDNGIGMSRQEVVELIGTIAKSGTASLLEKIKAAKDAEAAQSLIGQFGVGFYSAFMVSDKVTLRTRRAGTSEGTLWESDGQGTYDISAVEDLPVGTTVTLHLKDADSEDGLADYLAEWKIRSIVKQYSDFIRWPIRMAVERAESEGVSVSETQTLNSMKALWSKARSEVTEAEYHEFYQQISHDWADPAEIIHMRSEGTFAYDALLFIPSQAPFDLFSHQTKRGVQLYVKRVFIMDDCEALMPNYLRFVKGVVDAHDLSLNISREILQHDRHIRGVRRRLVKKVLGTIKDMQAANAEGYAKLWDQFGRVLKEGLIEDTDNTEVLLELISAESTHDPQATTTLREYVARMKDGQDAVYYLTGATRAAVENSPHMEAFAAKGYEVLILTDPVDEVWVDQVTEFDGHRFQSIAKGQVDLDTDEEGTEERTKREADFATLLPWLAQTLAEHVKAARLSSRLTTSAACVVGDANDITPMLEKMYRAMNQQIPPVKRILEINPDHPLITGLREAHTANPDDPALPDLAEIVLGTALLAEGGDLPDPARFARQIADRLARSL from the coding sequence GTGGGTAGCAGTGCCCAGACCCTGGAGTTCCAGGCCGAGACCCGCCAGCTGCTGCAGCTGGTCATCCACTCGATCTATTCGAACAAGGACATCTTCCTGCGCGAGCTGATCTCGAACGCCTCCGACGCGTTGGACAAGCTCCGCCTGGAATCCCTGGTCGACTCCGCCCTGGAGGCCGACGCCTCCGACCTGCACATCGACTTGGAGATCGACCGGGACGCGCGCACCCTGACCGTGCGCGACAACGGCATCGGCATGTCCCGGCAGGAGGTGGTGGAGCTGATCGGCACCATCGCCAAGTCCGGCACCGCGAGCCTGCTGGAGAAGATCAAGGCCGCCAAGGACGCCGAGGCGGCGCAGAGCCTGATCGGCCAGTTCGGCGTCGGCTTCTACTCGGCCTTCATGGTCTCCGACAAGGTCACGCTGCGCACCCGCCGCGCCGGCACCTCCGAGGGCACGCTGTGGGAGTCCGACGGCCAGGGCACCTACGACATCTCCGCCGTCGAGGACCTGCCGGTCGGCACCACGGTCACGCTGCACCTGAAGGACGCCGACAGCGAGGACGGCCTCGCGGACTACCTGGCCGAGTGGAAGATCCGCTCGATCGTGAAGCAGTACTCGGACTTCATCCGCTGGCCCATCCGGATGGCGGTGGAGCGCGCCGAGTCCGAGGGCGTGTCGGTCAGCGAGACGCAGACGCTGAACTCGATGAAGGCGCTGTGGTCCAAGGCCCGCAGCGAGGTCACCGAGGCCGAGTACCACGAGTTCTACCAGCAGATCAGCCACGACTGGGCCGACCCGGCCGAGATCATCCACATGCGCTCGGAGGGCACGTTCGCCTACGACGCGCTGCTGTTCATCCCCTCCCAGGCGCCCTTCGACCTGTTCTCGCACCAGACCAAGCGCGGGGTGCAGCTGTACGTCAAGCGCGTCTTCATCATGGACGACTGCGAAGCGCTGATGCCGAACTACCTGCGCTTCGTCAAGGGCGTCGTGGACGCGCACGACCTGTCGCTGAACATCTCCCGCGAGATCCTGCAGCACGACCGCCACATCCGCGGCGTGCGCCGCCGCCTGGTCAAGAAGGTCCTGGGCACCATCAAGGACATGCAGGCCGCCAACGCCGAGGGCTACGCCAAGCTCTGGGACCAGTTCGGCAGGGTCCTGAAGGAAGGCCTGATCGAGGACACCGACAACACCGAGGTGCTGCTGGAACTCATCTCGGCTGAGTCCACCCATGACCCGCAGGCGACCACCACGCTGCGCGAGTACGTGGCGCGCATGAAGGACGGCCAGGACGCGGTCTACTACCTCACCGGCGCCACCCGCGCCGCGGTGGAGAACTCCCCGCACATGGAGGCCTTCGCCGCCAAGGGCTACGAGGTCCTGATCCTCACCGACCCGGTCGACGAGGTCTGGGTCGACCAGGTCACCGAGTTCGACGGCCACCGCTTCCAGTCCATCGCCAAGGGCCAGGTCGACCTCGACACCGACGAGGAAGGCACCGAGGAGCGGACCAAGCGCGAAGCCGACTTCGCCACCCTGCTGCCCTGGCTGGCCCAGACCCTGGCCGAGCACGTCAAGGCGGCCCGCCTGTCCTCCCGCCTGACCACCTCGGCGGCCTGCGTGGTCGGCGACGCGAACGACATCACCCCGATGCTGGAGAAGATGTACCGCGCGATGAACCAGCAGATCCCGCCGGTCAAGCGCATCCTGGAGATCAACCCCGACCACCCCCTGATCACCGGCCTGCGCGAAGCCCACACCGCGAACCCCGACGACCCGGCCCTGCCCGACCTCGCCGAGATCGTCCTGGGCACCGCCCTGCTCGCCGAGGGCGGCGACCTGCCCGACCCGGCGCGGTTCGCGCGGCAGATCGCGGACCGGCTGGCGCGGAGTCTGTGA
- a CDS encoding STAS domain-containing protein, whose translation MEFSSTATRIADRLVLTVAGDVDLAAHTRFHDDLDQSWDASCDLVIDCSGITFLDSMGLRVLVHAMQRADANGRDIALAAPSVPVQRVLDLAGIRTLFTEIGPVAEPEADLA comes from the coding sequence ATGGAGTTCTCTAGTACCGCGACACGCATCGCGGACCGCCTGGTCCTCACCGTCGCCGGCGACGTCGACCTCGCCGCCCACACCCGGTTCCACGACGACCTCGACCAGTCCTGGGACGCCAGCTGCGACCTGGTCATCGACTGCTCCGGCATCACCTTCCTGGACTCCATGGGGCTGCGCGTCCTGGTCCACGCCATGCAGCGGGCCGACGCGAACGGCCGCGACATCGCCCTGGCCGCGCCCTCCGTGCCCGTCCAGCGCGTCCTGGACCTGGCCGGAATCAGGACCCTGTTCACCGAGATCGGACCCGTCGCCGAGCCCGAGGCCGACCTGGCCTGA
- a CDS encoding ATP-binding protein has protein sequence MESEEHSDRTSAEAGSGIAVEPGAQPGPETVVIQVPADADYLPVIRSASAHVATKLGCTLAEVADLRLAVDEACGLLLRHTVRDSDGDGDEHGADGVAAGDLVCRFILDGPALRVVLSRRARNAAPPQSDEFGWTILSALVDDILWRVDGPTVHVEILKRRAAGR, from the coding sequence ATGGAATCTGAAGAACATTCCGATCGGACGTCGGCCGAGGCCGGAAGCGGCATCGCTGTCGAGCCCGGGGCCCAGCCCGGCCCGGAGACGGTGGTGATCCAGGTGCCGGCCGATGCCGACTACCTGCCGGTCATCCGCTCCGCCAGCGCGCACGTGGCCACCAAGCTCGGTTGCACGCTGGCGGAGGTGGCCGACCTGCGGTTGGCGGTGGACGAGGCCTGCGGCCTGCTGCTGCGGCACACGGTCCGCGACAGCGACGGCGACGGCGACGAGCACGGCGCCGACGGCGTCGCGGCCGGGGATCTGGTGTGCCGTTTCATCCTGGACGGCCCGGCGCTGCGTGTGGTCCTGAGCCGCCGGGCGCGGAACGCGGCGCCTCCGCAAAGCGACGAGTTCGGGTGGACGATCCTGTCGGCTCTGGTGGACGACATCCTGTGGCGGGTCGACGGTCCCACGGTGCACGTCGAGATTTTGAAGCGCCGCGCGGCCGGGAGGTGA
- a CDS encoding SigB/SigF/SigG family RNA polymerase sigma factor, whose product MNSPAVSEDYARERAAARAALVRLRKMPPDDPEYGGLREWVIGEYMSYARYIAGRFRQRGEAQSDLEQVAYLGLVKAVDNFDPDFGAAFLTYATPMIAGEVRRHFRDTTWDVHVPRRVQENALAVRAAERELNQELGYAPSAAQIAERLELSADEVAEAYEASAAHHTASLDVPVAMSDGDGASLGELIGDEDPGFELVVDREALKPLLAELSTRDKKILLMRFFRNMSQTQIGEELGVSQMQVSRLLSQILGRLHEQVEAGH is encoded by the coding sequence GTGAACTCCCCTGCCGTATCGGAGGACTACGCCCGGGAGAGGGCCGCGGCGCGGGCCGCGCTGGTGCGCCTGCGCAAGATGCCGCCGGACGATCCGGAATATGGGGGCCTGCGCGAGTGGGTCATCGGGGAGTACATGTCGTATGCCCGGTATATAGCGGGCAGGTTCCGGCAGCGCGGTGAGGCGCAGTCGGATCTGGAGCAGGTGGCCTATCTCGGTCTGGTGAAGGCGGTCGACAACTTCGATCCCGATTTCGGTGCGGCGTTCCTGACCTACGCCACGCCGATGATCGCCGGCGAGGTCAGGCGCCATTTCCGGGACACCACCTGGGACGTGCACGTGCCGCGCCGGGTCCAGGAGAACGCCTTGGCCGTGCGGGCCGCCGAGCGCGAGCTCAACCAGGAGCTGGGATACGCGCCGTCGGCGGCACAGATCGCCGAGCGGCTGGAGCTGTCCGCCGACGAGGTGGCCGAGGCCTACGAAGCCAGTGCCGCGCATCACACCGCCTCGCTGGACGTGCCGGTGGCGATGTCCGACGGTGACGGTGCCAGCCTGGGCGAGCTGATCGGGGACGAGGATCCCGGCTTCGAGCTGGTGGTGGACCGGGAGGCGCTCAAGCCGCTGCTGGCCGAGCTGTCGACCCGGGACAAGAAGATCCTGCTGATGAGGTTCTTCCGGAACATGTCCCAGACCCAGATCGGCGAGGAGCTCGGCGTGTCCCAGATGCAGGTCTCCCGGCTGCTGTCGCAGATCCTCGGCCGCCTGCACGAGCAGGTCGAGGCCGGGCACTGA